The Micromonospora sp. NBC_01740 genome includes a window with the following:
- the rplA gene encoding 50S ribosomal protein L1, with product MQRSKSYRKAAEVIDRSKLYTPAEAVKLAKDTTSAKFDATVEVAMRLGVDPRKADQMVRGVVNLPHGTGKTARVIVFAAGAKAEEAVAAGADEVGTDELVARIQGGWLDFDAAIATPDQMAKIGRIARILGPRGLMPNPKTGTVTMDVTKAVSDIKGGKITFRVDKHSNLHLIIGKASFSETQLIDNYAAVLDEVLRAKPSAAKGKYLKKVTLTTTMGPGVPVDPNVVKNLQEAPAEA from the coding sequence ATGCAGCGCAGCAAGAGCTACCGCAAGGCCGCCGAGGTCATCGACCGGTCGAAGCTCTACACCCCCGCCGAGGCCGTGAAGCTGGCCAAGGACACCACCTCCGCCAAGTTCGACGCCACGGTCGAGGTCGCCATGCGCCTCGGCGTCGACCCCCGCAAGGCGGACCAGATGGTCCGTGGCGTGGTCAACCTGCCGCACGGCACCGGTAAGACCGCCCGCGTGATCGTCTTCGCCGCCGGTGCGAAGGCCGAGGAGGCCGTCGCCGCCGGTGCGGACGAGGTGGGCACCGACGAGCTGGTCGCCCGGATCCAGGGCGGTTGGCTCGACTTCGACGCGGCGATCGCCACGCCGGACCAGATGGCCAAGATCGGCCGGATCGCGCGGATCCTGGGCCCGCGCGGTCTCATGCCGAACCCGAAGACCGGCACGGTGACCATGGACGTCACCAAGGCGGTCTCGGACATCAAGGGCGGTAAGATCACCTTCCGGGTGGACAAGCACTCCAACCTGCACCTGATCATCGGCAAGGCCTCGTTCTCCGAGACCCAGCTGATCGACAACTACGCGGCGGTCCTCGACGAGGTCCTGCGGGCCAAGCCGTCCGCCGCGAAGGGCAAGTACCTCAAGAAGGTCACCCTCACCACCACCATGGGCCCGGGCGTCCCGGTCGACCCCAACGTGGTGAAGAACCTGCAGGAGGCTCCGGCCGAGGCCTGA
- the nusG gene encoding transcription termination/antitermination protein NusG, giving the protein MPEYDETAETTDEQSTVATAAGDESVEAASEPEFPTTEPAPDEDYDPVAELRQKLRYAPGDWYVVHSYAGYENKVKTNLETRITSLDMEDYIYQVEVPTREEVEVKNGKRSQIQAKVFPGYILVRMELTAESYSCVRNTPGVTGFVGATDRADRPAPLSLDEVLKWLAPAVETEQKKAKPEIKVLDFEVGDSVTVTDGAFASLPATISEINADQQKLKVLVSIFGRETPVELNFNQVAKI; this is encoded by the coding sequence GTGCCTGAGTACGACGAGACCGCCGAGACCACGGACGAGCAGTCCACGGTGGCGACGGCGGCTGGTGACGAGTCGGTCGAGGCCGCCAGCGAGCCGGAGTTCCCCACCACCGAGCCCGCGCCGGACGAGGACTACGACCCGGTCGCCGAGCTGCGGCAGAAGCTGCGCTACGCGCCGGGCGACTGGTACGTGGTGCACTCGTACGCCGGCTACGAGAACAAGGTCAAGACCAACCTCGAGACCCGGATTACGAGCCTCGACATGGAGGACTACATCTACCAGGTCGAGGTGCCGACCCGGGAAGAGGTGGAGGTCAAGAACGGGAAGCGGTCGCAGATCCAGGCCAAGGTCTTCCCGGGCTACATCCTGGTCCGGATGGAGCTGACCGCCGAGTCCTACTCCTGCGTGCGCAACACGCCGGGTGTCACCGGCTTCGTGGGCGCGACGGACCGGGCCGACCGCCCGGCCCCGCTCTCCCTCGACGAGGTGCTGAAGTGGCTGGCGCCGGCCGTCGAGACCGAGCAGAAGAAGGCCAAGCCCGAGATCAAGGTCCTCGACTTCGAGGTCGGCGACTCGGTCACCGTCACCGACGGCGCCTTCGCCTCGCTGCCGGCGACGATCAGCGAGATCAACGCCGACCAGCAGAAGCTCAAGGTGCTGGTGTCGATCTTCGGTCGCGAGACGCCGGTGGAGCTGAACTTCAACCAGGTCGCCAAGATCTGA
- the rplK gene encoding 50S ribosomal protein L11 — protein sequence MPPKKKLVKTFTLQLKAGQATPAPPVGPALGQHGVNIMEFCKSYNAQTEAQRGDIVPAEISVYEDRSFTFVLKTPPAARLLLKAAGVEKGSGVPQKDKVGSVSQAQVREIAEKKMVDLNANDIDQAAKIIAGTARSMGIVVND from the coding sequence ATGCCTCCGAAGAAGAAGCTCGTCAAGACTTTCACGCTTCAGCTGAAGGCGGGCCAGGCCACGCCGGCGCCGCCGGTCGGCCCCGCGCTCGGCCAGCACGGCGTGAACATCATGGAGTTCTGCAAGTCCTACAACGCGCAGACCGAGGCTCAGCGGGGCGACATCGTCCCCGCCGAGATCAGCGTCTACGAGGACCGCAGCTTCACCTTCGTCCTGAAGACCCCGCCCGCCGCCCGGCTGCTGCTCAAGGCCGCCGGAGTGGAGAAGGGCTCGGGCGTCCCGCAGAAGGACAAGGTCGGCTCGGTGTCGCAGGCCCAGGTGCGTGAGATCGCCGAGAAGAAGATGGTCGACCTCAACGCCAACGACATCGACCAGGCTGCGAAGATCATCGCCGGCACCGCCCGGTCGATGGGCATCGTCGTCAACGACTGA
- the rpmG gene encoding 50S ribosomal protein L33, with amino-acid sequence MAKATDVRPKITLACVECKERNYITRKNRRNDPDRIELKKFCPRDGKHTVHRETR; translated from the coding sequence GTGGCGAAGGCGACCGATGTCCGGCCGAAGATCACTTTGGCGTGTGTGGAGTGCAAGGAGCGCAACTACATCACGCGCAAGAACCGTCGTAACGACCCCGACCGCATCGAGCTGAAGAAGTTCTGCCCGCGGGACGGCAAGCACACGGTCCACCGCGAGACCCGCTGA
- the rplJ gene encoding 50S ribosomal protein L10 — translation MADKPIRADKATAVAELTESFRNAGATVLTEYRGLTVSQLTQLRRSLGKETSYTVAKNTLAKRAATDAGISGLDEMFSGPTALTFVSGDVVEAAKGLRDFAKANPKLVIKGGVFEGKAITAAEVTKLADLESREVLLAKLAGAMKGNLSKAAALFQAPLSKTARLAAALQDKREKEGAEAA, via the coding sequence ATGGCGGACAAGCCGATCCGGGCCGACAAGGCCACGGCCGTCGCTGAGCTGACCGAGAGCTTCCGCAACGCGGGTGCCACGGTGCTGACCGAGTACCGCGGTCTGACGGTTTCCCAGCTCACCCAGCTGCGGCGCTCGCTCGGCAAGGAGACCAGCTACACCGTTGCGAAGAACACGCTCGCGAAGCGTGCCGCGACCGACGCTGGTATCTCCGGCCTCGACGAGATGTTCTCCGGTCCTACCGCGCTGACTTTCGTTTCGGGCGACGTCGTCGAGGCGGCGAAGGGGCTTCGCGACTTCGCGAAGGCCAACCCGAAGCTCGTCATCAAGGGCGGTGTCTTCGAGGGCAAGGCCATTACCGCGGCCGAGGTCACGAAGCTCGCCGACCTGGAGTCCCGTGAGGTGCTGCTGGCCAAGCTGGCCGGCGCGATGAAGGGCAACCTGAGCAAGGCCGCGGCCCTGTTCCAGGCCCCGCTGTCGAAGACCGCCCGTCTGGCGGCCGCCCTGCAGGACAAGCGCGAGAAGGAGGGCGCCGAGGCGGCCTGA
- a CDS encoding MaoC family dehydratase N-terminal domain-containing protein codes for MSLDPSFVGRTYPPTAPYQVGREKIREFATAIGAADPAHHDPEAARALGHPDVVAPPTFPIVLTMAANQQIIDDPALGVDYSRVVHGDQRFAYARPVVAGDELVCVSVIDDVSSRGGHGFLTTRTEVATPAGEPVVTVWSKLVVRGEG; via the coding sequence ATGTCCCTGGACCCGTCCTTCGTCGGCCGGACGTATCCGCCGACCGCCCCCTACCAGGTGGGCCGAGAAAAGATCCGCGAGTTCGCCACGGCGATCGGCGCCGCCGATCCGGCCCACCACGATCCGGAGGCCGCCCGCGCGCTCGGCCACCCGGACGTGGTCGCCCCGCCGACCTTCCCCATCGTGCTCACCATGGCGGCCAACCAGCAGATCATCGACGACCCGGCCCTCGGCGTCGACTACAGCCGCGTCGTCCACGGCGACCAGCGCTTCGCCTACGCCCGGCCGGTGGTGGCGGGGGACGAGCTGGTCTGCGTCAGCGTCATCGACGACGTCAGCAGCCGTGGCGGGCACGGCTTCCTGACCACCCGCACCGAGGTCGCCACCCCGGCCGGTGAGCCGGTCGTGACCGTCTGGTCGAAGCTCGTCGTACGCGGGGAGGGCTGA
- a CDS encoding MaoC family dehydratase: protein MELPARTFRVTRADLVRYAGASGDFNPIHWNDRTATKVGLPGVIAHGMFTMALVGRAVAEWAGAPDAIVDYNVRFTRPVVVPDDDEGTEIEVTAVVREVTEDGLTRLDVTAVCRGEKVLSQARATVRTAR from the coding sequence ATGGAACTGCCAGCCAGGACGTTCCGGGTGACGCGCGCGGACCTGGTCCGCTACGCCGGCGCCTCGGGGGACTTCAACCCGATCCACTGGAACGACCGGACCGCCACGAAGGTGGGTCTGCCCGGCGTGATCGCCCACGGCATGTTCACCATGGCGCTGGTCGGCCGCGCGGTGGCGGAGTGGGCCGGGGCGCCCGACGCGATCGTCGACTACAACGTCCGCTTCACCCGGCCGGTGGTCGTCCCGGACGACGACGAGGGCACCGAGATCGAGGTCACGGCCGTGGTCCGGGAGGTCACCGAGGACGGCCTGACCAGGCTCGACGTGACCGCCGTCTGCCGGGGGGAGAAGGTACTCTCGCAGGCTCGCGCGACCGTCCGGACGGCCCGCTGA
- the secE gene encoding preprotein translocase subunit SecE — translation MADKKRRGEDAGDDRLHDEVVDDVADDDATDAEEPVSRGGTATRSRAKADSADSKPKTKAETDRVGLFGRIARFIREVVAELRKVIWPTRKELLTYTAVVVAFVAVMLTIVAGLDFAFAKGVLWVFGNPS, via the coding sequence GTGGCCGACAAGAAGCGGCGCGGCGAGGACGCCGGCGACGACCGTCTGCACGACGAGGTCGTCGACGACGTGGCCGATGACGACGCCACCGACGCCGAGGAGCCGGTATCCCGGGGCGGCACCGCGACGCGCTCGCGGGCGAAGGCGGATTCGGCGGACAGCAAGCCGAAGACCAAGGCGGAAACCGACCGGGTCGGTCTGTTCGGCCGCATCGCCCGATTCATCCGCGAGGTCGTGGCGGAACTGCGTAAGGTCATCTGGCCGACCCGCAAGGAGCTGCTGACCTACACGGCCGTTGTGGTCGCCTTCGTCGCGGTGATGCTGACGATCGTGGCCGGCCTTGACTTCGCCTTCGCGAAGGGCGTGCTGTGGGTCTTCGGCAACCCCAGCTGA
- the rpoB gene encoding DNA-directed RNA polymerase subunit beta, translating into MAASRPAKTSRTSSAFAPRRVSFGRITEHLEVPNLLAIQNESFDWLVGNEAWQGRSADDPHARSGLAEILDEISPIEDFSGTMSLSFSAPRFDEVKASIEECKEKDLTYCAPLFVTAEFTNNTTGEIKSQTVFMGDFPMMTPKGTFIINGTERVVVSQLVRSPGVYFDKQPDKTSDRDLTSVKVIPSRGAWLEFDIDKRDTVGVRIDRKRRQAVTVLLKAVGWSAERIRERFGWSELMMTTLEKDHIAGADEALLDIYRKLRPGEPPTRENAQTLLDNLFFNPKRYDVAKVGRYKFNKKLELEVPITTGTLTEDDIVATVEYLCRLHAGEDGYEADDIDHFGNRRLRTVGELIQNQVRVGLSRMERVVRERMTTQDVEAITPQTLINIRPVVAAIKEFFGTSQLSQFMDQTNPLAGLTHRRRLSALGPGGLSRERAGFEVRDVHPSHYGRMCPIETPEGPNIGLIGALSTFARVNPFGFIETPYRKVVDGRVTDQIDYLTADEEDRFVKAQANAPLKADGTFAEDRVLCRRKGGETEDVVPSAVDYMDVSPRQMTSVATAMIPFLEHDDANRALMGANMQRQAVPLVKAESPLVGTGMEYRAAVDAGDVVVAEVGGVIEDLCADYITIHQDDGHRRTYLLHKFRRSNAGSCVNQKPVVFEGDRVEAGQVIADGPCTDEGEMALGRNLLVAFMCWEGHNYEDAIILSQRLVQQDVLTSIHIEEHEVDARDTKLGPEEITRDIPNVSEEMLADLDERGIIRIGAEVVPGDILVGKVTPKGETELTPEERLLRAIFGEKAREVRDTSLKVPHGETGTVIGVRTFSREDGDELPPGVNELVRVYVAQKRKIQDGDKLAGRHGNKGVISKILPIEDMPFLEDGTPVDIVLNPLGVPSRMNIGQVLETHLGWVAKTGWSVDGDDAEWKRQLRSIEAHESEPDTNVATPVFDGAREEEISGLLASTLPNRDGKQLIGSTGKAQLFDGRSGEPLPDPIAVGYIYILKLNHLVDDKIHARSTGPYSMITQQPLGGKAQFGGQRFGEMECWAMQAYGAAYALQELLTIKSDDVLGRVKVYEAIVKGENIPEPGIPESFKVLLKELQSLCLNVEVLSSDGVALEMRETDDEVFRAAEELGIDLSRREPSSVEEV; encoded by the coding sequence TTGGCAGCTTCCCGCCCTGCGAAGACCAGTCGTACGTCGAGCGCATTCGCTCCCCGCCGAGTTTCATTCGGCAGGATCACCGAACACCTCGAGGTCCCCAACCTCCTCGCCATCCAGAACGAGTCCTTCGACTGGCTCGTCGGCAACGAGGCTTGGCAGGGCCGGTCGGCGGACGACCCGCACGCACGCTCGGGTCTCGCGGAGATCCTCGACGAGATCAGTCCCATTGAGGACTTCTCCGGCACCATGTCGCTCTCCTTCTCGGCTCCGCGCTTCGACGAGGTCAAGGCCTCGATCGAGGAGTGCAAGGAGAAGGACCTGACCTACTGCGCCCCGCTCTTCGTGACCGCGGAGTTCACCAACAACACCACCGGCGAGATCAAGAGCCAGACGGTGTTCATGGGTGACTTCCCGATGATGACGCCGAAGGGCACCTTCATCATCAATGGCACCGAGCGCGTCGTGGTCAGCCAGCTCGTCCGGTCCCCGGGCGTCTACTTCGACAAGCAGCCGGACAAGACCTCCGACCGCGACCTCACCAGCGTCAAGGTCATTCCCAGCCGGGGCGCCTGGCTGGAGTTCGACATCGACAAGCGCGACACGGTCGGCGTCCGCATCGACCGCAAGCGCCGGCAGGCCGTCACCGTCCTGCTCAAGGCCGTCGGTTGGTCGGCCGAGCGTATCCGCGAGCGGTTCGGCTGGTCCGAGCTGATGATGACCACGCTCGAGAAGGACCACATCGCCGGCGCGGACGAGGCGTTGCTCGACATCTACCGGAAGCTCCGCCCTGGCGAGCCGCCGACCCGCGAGAACGCCCAGACCCTGCTCGACAACCTCTTCTTCAACCCGAAGCGGTACGACGTCGCCAAGGTCGGTCGTTACAAGTTCAACAAGAAGCTCGAGCTGGAGGTGCCGATCACGACCGGCACCCTGACCGAGGACGACATCGTCGCCACCGTGGAGTACCTCTGCCGGCTGCACGCCGGTGAGGACGGCTACGAGGCCGACGACATCGACCACTTCGGCAACCGGCGCCTGCGTACCGTGGGTGAGCTGATCCAGAACCAGGTCCGGGTCGGTCTGTCCCGGATGGAGCGGGTCGTCCGCGAGCGGATGACCACCCAGGACGTCGAGGCGATCACGCCGCAGACCCTGATCAACATCCGTCCCGTGGTGGCGGCGATCAAGGAGTTCTTCGGCACGTCGCAGCTGTCCCAGTTCATGGACCAGACCAACCCGCTGGCGGGCCTGACCCACCGGCGCCGGCTGAGCGCGCTCGGCCCGGGTGGTCTGTCCCGGGAGCGGGCCGGCTTCGAGGTCCGCGACGTGCACCCGTCCCACTACGGCCGGATGTGCCCGATCGAGACGCCGGAAGGCCCGAACATCGGTCTGATCGGCGCGCTGTCCACCTTCGCCCGGGTCAACCCGTTCGGCTTCATCGAGACGCCGTACCGGAAGGTCGTCGACGGTCGGGTCACCGACCAGATCGACTACCTGACCGCGGACGAGGAGGACCGGTTCGTCAAGGCGCAGGCCAACGCGCCGCTGAAGGCCGACGGCACGTTCGCCGAGGACCGGGTCCTGTGCCGCCGTAAGGGCGGCGAGACCGAGGACGTGGTGCCGAGCGCCGTCGACTACATGGACGTGTCGCCGCGGCAGATGACCTCGGTCGCCACCGCGATGATCCCGTTCCTCGAGCACGACGACGCCAACCGGGCGCTGATGGGCGCGAACATGCAGCGCCAGGCGGTGCCGCTGGTCAAGGCCGAGTCCCCGCTCGTCGGCACCGGCATGGAATACCGTGCCGCGGTCGACGCCGGTGACGTGGTCGTCGCCGAGGTCGGCGGCGTCATCGAGGACCTCTGCGCCGACTACATCACCATCCACCAGGACGACGGCCACCGCCGCACGTACCTGCTGCACAAGTTCCGCCGCTCCAACGCCGGCTCCTGTGTCAACCAGAAGCCGGTCGTCTTCGAGGGCGACCGCGTCGAGGCCGGTCAGGTCATCGCCGACGGTCCGTGCACCGACGAGGGCGAGATGGCGCTCGGGCGCAACCTGCTCGTGGCGTTCATGTGCTGGGAGGGCCACAACTACGAGGACGCGATCATCCTGTCGCAGCGCCTCGTGCAGCAGGACGTGCTCACCTCGATCCACATCGAGGAGCACGAGGTCGACGCCCGGGACACCAAGCTGGGCCCGGAGGAGATCACCCGCGACATCCCGAACGTCAGCGAGGAGATGCTCGCCGACCTCGACGAGCGCGGCATCATCCGGATCGGCGCCGAGGTCGTCCCCGGCGACATCCTGGTCGGCAAGGTCACGCCCAAGGGCGAGACCGAGCTGACCCCGGAGGAGCGGCTGCTCCGCGCGATCTTCGGTGAGAAGGCGCGCGAGGTCCGCGACACCTCGCTGAAGGTGCCGCACGGCGAGACCGGCACGGTCATCGGCGTGCGTACCTTCTCCCGCGAGGACGGCGACGAGCTGCCGCCGGGCGTCAACGAGCTGGTCCGGGTCTACGTCGCCCAGAAGCGGAAGATCCAGGACGGCGACAAGCTCGCCGGCCGGCACGGCAACAAGGGCGTCATCTCCAAGATCCTGCCGATCGAGGACATGCCGTTCCTGGAGGACGGCACGCCCGTCGACATCGTGCTCAACCCGCTCGGTGTGCCGTCCCGGATGAACATCGGCCAGGTGCTGGAGACGCACCTTGGCTGGGTGGCGAAGACGGGCTGGAGCGTCGACGGCGACGACGCCGAGTGGAAGCGCCAGCTGCGCTCCATCGAGGCGCACGAGTCGGAGCCGGACACCAACGTGGCCACGCCGGTCTTCGACGGTGCCCGCGAGGAGGAGATCTCCGGCCTGCTGGCGTCGACCCTGCCCAACCGGGACGGCAAGCAGCTGATCGGTTCCACCGGCAAGGCGCAGCTGTTCGACGGTCGCTCCGGCGAGCCGCTGCCGGACCCGATCGCGGTCGGCTACATCTACATCCTGAAGCTCAACCACCTGGTCGACGACAAGATCCACGCCCGGTCGACCGGTCCGTACTCGATGATCACGCAGCAGCCGCTGGGTGGTAAGGCGCAGTTCGGTGGCCAGCGCTTCGGCGAGATGGAGTGCTGGGCGATGCAGGCGTACGGCGCCGCGTACGCCCTGCAGGAGCTGTTGACGATCAAGTCCGACGACGTCCTCGGCCGGGTCAAGGTCTACGAGGCCATCGTCAAGGGCGAGAACATCCCGGAGCCGGGCATCCCGGAGTCGTTCAAGGTGCTGCTCAAGGAGCTGCAGTCGCTGTGCCTCAACGTCGAGGTGCTGTCCAGCGACGGCGTGGCCCTGGAGATGCGCGAGACCGACGACGAGGTGTTCCGCGCCGCGGAGGAGCTGGGCATCGACCTGTCCCGGCGCGAGCCGAGCTCGGTCGAAGAGGTCTGA
- the rplL gene encoding 50S ribosomal protein L7/L12, with amino-acid sequence MAKLSTDELLDAFKEMTLIELSEFVKQFEETFEVTAAAPVAVAGPAGPAAAAPVEEEKDEFDVILEADGGKKIQVIKVVRELTGLGLKEAKDLVEAAPKAVLEKANKETAEKAKTKLEGEGAKVTLK; translated from the coding sequence ATGGCGAAGCTCAGCACCGACGAGCTGCTCGACGCGTTCAAGGAGATGACGCTGATCGAGCTCTCCGAGTTCGTGAAGCAGTTCGAGGAGACCTTCGAGGTCACCGCGGCCGCTCCGGTCGCCGTCGCCGGCCCGGCCGGCCCGGCCGCCGCTGCTCCGGTCGAGGAGGAGAAGGACGAGTTCGACGTCATCCTCGAGGCTGACGGCGGCAAGAAGATCCAGGTCATCAAGGTCGTGCGCGAGCTGACCGGCCTGGGCCTCAAGGAGGCCAAGGACCTGGTCGAGGCCGCTCCGAAGGCCGTCCTGGAGAAGGCCAACAAGGAGACCGCCGAGAAGGCGAAGACCAAGCTCGAGGGCGAGGGCGCCAAGGTCACCCTCAAGTGA
- a CDS encoding ABC transporter ATP-binding protein, protein MRLENVWLRYRRRGPWVLREAAVRIGPGEVVVVLGRNGVGKSTLLQVAAGVLRPSRGRVTGRPRHVGWVPERFPADQPFTVEHYLTAMGRVAGLDPAAAGHAVDHWTSRLGLSGFRRVRLPELSKGTAQKVGLAQAMLRPPGLLVLDEPWEGLDAATRDLVPEVIDEVAAAGGSVLVSDHRGEIARLPGARRWTVADGTVTEAAPSAEAALAVVEVAVPVARVDGTVARLRAEGHRILRVRRPARPGVAAPDDAEGPPTATVDPGAPPVARAPEATGGTTGGPR, encoded by the coding sequence GTGCGCCTGGAGAACGTCTGGCTGCGCTACCGGCGGCGGGGCCCGTGGGTGCTGCGGGAAGCCGCGGTGCGGATCGGCCCCGGTGAGGTCGTGGTCGTCCTCGGCCGCAACGGTGTGGGCAAGTCGACCCTGCTCCAGGTGGCGGCCGGGGTGCTGCGGCCGAGCCGGGGGCGGGTCACCGGTCGACCCCGGCACGTCGGGTGGGTCCCGGAGCGCTTCCCGGCCGACCAACCCTTCACCGTCGAGCACTACCTGACCGCCATGGGACGTGTCGCCGGCCTCGACCCGGCGGCCGCCGGCCACGCGGTCGACCACTGGACCTCCCGGCTGGGCCTGTCCGGGTTCCGCCGGGTCCGCCTGCCGGAGCTGTCCAAGGGCACCGCCCAGAAGGTCGGCCTGGCCCAGGCGATGCTGCGTCCACCCGGCCTGCTGGTCCTCGACGAGCCGTGGGAGGGCCTCGACGCCGCGACCCGGGACCTCGTGCCCGAGGTGATCGACGAGGTGGCGGCGGCGGGCGGTTCGGTGCTGGTCAGCGACCACCGGGGCGAGATCGCCCGGCTGCCGGGTGCCCGCCGGTGGACGGTGGCGGACGGCACGGTCACCGAGGCCGCCCCGTCGGCGGAGGCGGCGCTGGCGGTGGTCGAGGTCGCGGTCCCGGTGGCGCGAGTCGACGGCACCGTCGCCCGGCTGCGCGCCGAGGGGCACCGGATCCTTCGCGTACGCCGGCCCGCCCGACCCGGCGTGGCCGCCCCGGACGACGCCGAGGGGCCGCCGACGGCGACCGTGGACCCCGGCGCGCCGCCCGTCGCCCGGGCGCCAGAGGCCACGGGCGGGACCACCGGAGGGCCACGGTGA